The Campylobacter sp. RM10537 genome has a segment encoding these proteins:
- the ftsA gene encoding cell division protein FtsA, whose protein sequence is MILNILGIDLGSTQTCAIIAQKDDEGLKIIGFSKSKTNGVKKGAITNIELASKSIEEAVRNAEMMSGVHYDKVVVSISGAYTKSVDSIGVVNIPNHEIGIKEIHRAVSTAKHTANIPSGYEIIHVLPYNFKVNDLEHVDDPLGMSGSRLEVSTHIVISQESHIKNLKKAVELADLRVDNIVLSGYASSIACLDDSEKELGSVLIDMGGAICDMVVHTGNSIRYNDCLQIGSINITQDLSMALHTPLKEAEKIKLNYAALSQQPNALIQIPTMGDEKRVNEVSLDIISEVIYARAEETLMILAKILSDNRYANSIGGGVVLTGGMTKLAGIDELAPATFDNRSIRIATARRDLITSFNEIFNDPENTCAIGLCLYGAGYFTPYELDSNEKLRYKGEIENYNRQIRQEIIPQKEVETEIKSDFFDENLQENDTIAIQEQLDFKETREKKSGLFSSVWHKIINQF, encoded by the coding sequence GTGATTTTGAATATACTAGGAATTGATTTAGGTTCGACTCAAACTTGTGCTATTATTGCGCAAAAAGATGATGAAGGTTTAAAAATTATTGGTTTTTCAAAATCAAAAACCAATGGTGTGAAAAAAGGTGCTATTACAAATATTGAACTTGCTTCAAAATCTATTGAAGAAGCGGTAAGAAATGCCGAGATGATGAGCGGTGTACATTATGATAAAGTTGTTGTTTCTATTTCTGGAGCTTATACTAAGAGTGTAGATAGTATTGGAGTTGTAAATATTCCAAATCATGAAATTGGAATTAAAGAAATACATCGAGCGGTAAGCACTGCAAAACATACAGCTAATATACCAAGTGGATACGAAATTATTCATGTTTTACCTTATAATTTTAAAGTCAATGATTTAGAGCATGTAGATGATCCTTTAGGAATGAGCGGAAGTCGCTTGGAAGTTTCAACTCATATTGTTATTTCCCAAGAATCTCATATTAAAAATTTGAAAAAAGCCGTAGAATTAGCAGATTTAAGAGTTGATAATATAGTGCTTTCTGGTTATGCTTCATCAATAGCTTGTTTGGATGATAGTGAAAAAGAACTCGGGTCTGTCCTTATTGATATGGGTGGTGCAATTTGTGATATGGTGGTTCATACTGGAAATTCGATCCGTTATAATGATTGTTTGCAAATTGGTTCTATTAATATTACTCAAGATTTATCAATGGCTTTACATACTCCACTTAAAGAAGCTGAAAAAATTAAACTCAATTATGCGGCCTTATCACAGCAACCTAATGCACTTATACAAATTCCAACAATGGGTGATGAAAAAAGAGTAAATGAGGTTTCTTTGGATATTATTTCAGAGGTTATTTATGCTAGAGCAGAAGAAACTTTAATGATTTTAGCAAAAATTTTAAGCGATAATCGTTATGCTAATAGCATAGGTGGTGGAGTTGTGCTTACTGGAGGAATGACTAAATTAGCAGGCATTGATGAGTTGGCACCTGCTACTTTTGATAATCGTTCTATTAGAATAGCAACTGCAAGAAGAGACTTAATAACAAGTTTTAATGAAATTTTTAATGATCCTGAAAATACTTGTGCCATAGGTCTTTGTCTTTATGGAGCAGGTTATTTTACTCCTTATGAGCTTGATTCTAATGAAAAATTAAGATATAAAGGTGAAATAGAAAATTATAATCGCCAAATCAGGCAAGAAATTATTCCTCAAAAAGAAGTAGAAACTGAAATAAAATCTGATTTTTTTGATGAAAATTTGCAAGAAAATGATACAATAGCAATTCAAGAACAATTAGATTTCAAAGAGACACGAGAAAAAAAATCTGGTCTTTTTTCAAGCGTCTGGCATAAAATAATAAATCAATTTTAA
- the ftsZ gene encoding cell division protein FtsZ, with protein MNEFLVEEMQHNKGAKIKVIGCGGGGGNMINHMVKMGLNDLDLIAANTDAQAISASLAKTKIQLGEKKTKGLGAGMLPEVGAESARESFEEIKASLSQSDIVFIASGFGGGTGTGATPVIAQAAKEIGALTVSVVTMPFSFEGKQRKKLAESGLLELKKESDSILVIQNEKLLSIIDKKASMKEAFKLVDDILTRAVKGMVSILLDNGDINVDFADVRTIMSHRGLALMGVGSAEGENAVEIALKNAIESPLLDGMDIKGAKGVILHFKTSSNCSLFEISAAANSIEEKVDENAKIIFGSTMDDTMEDRVEVTIIATGFEDKDTVGKKSSEETEVAKKNPYLNLKKVSGGFDEEIMAQIETPTFLRRQMD; from the coding sequence ATGAATGAATTTTTAGTAGAAGAGATGCAACATAACAAGGGTGCGAAAATTAAAGTTATAGGCTGCGGTGGTGGTGGCGGTAATATGATCAATCATATGGTTAAAATGGGGCTGAATGATCTTGATCTTATCGCTGCTAATACTGATGCACAAGCTATCTCTGCATCTTTGGCAAAAACTAAAATTCAACTTGGCGAAAAGAAAACAAAAGGGCTTGGAGCAGGTATGCTTCCTGAAGTTGGAGCAGAAAGTGCTAGAGAGAGTTTTGAGGAAATCAAAGCGAGTTTAAGTCAAAGTGATATAGTATTTATTGCGTCTGGTTTTGGTGGTGGAACCGGAACAGGTGCTACTCCTGTTATAGCACAAGCAGCTAAAGAAATTGGAGCTTTAACTGTTTCTGTGGTAACTATGCCTTTTAGCTTTGAAGGTAAACAAAGAAAAAAACTTGCAGAAAGCGGACTTCTTGAGTTAAAAAAAGAAAGCGATTCTATCCTTGTAATTCAAAATGAAAAACTTTTAAGTATTATTGATAAAAAAGCAAGCATGAAAGAGGCTTTTAAATTAGTTGATGATATCTTGACTCGTGCAGTAAAAGGTATGGTTTCTATACTTTTAGATAATGGTGATATTAACGTTGATTTTGCTGATGTTAGAACTATCATGAGTCATAGAGGACTTGCACTTATGGGTGTTGGAAGTGCTGAAGGTGAAAATGCTGTTGAAATAGCATTAAAAAATGCTATAGAGTCTCCTTTATTAGATGGAATGGATATTAAAGGGGCTAAAGGTGTGATTTTGCATTTTAAAACAAGCTCTAATTGCTCTTTATTTGAAATTTCTGCAGCAGCTAATAGTATTGAAGAAAAAGTTGATGAAAATGCAAAAATTATTTTTGGATCAACCATGGATGACACTATGGAAGATAGAGTTGAAGTGACTATTATTGCTACAGGTTTTGAAGATAAAGATACTGTTGGAAAAAAATCTTCAGAGGAAACCGAAGTTGCTAAGAAAAATCCTTATTTAAATCTTAAAAAAGTAAGTGGTGGTTTTGATGAAGAGATTATGGCTCAAATAGAAACTCCTACATTTTTACGCCGCCAAATGGATTAA
- a CDS encoding flagellar hook-basal body protein has translation MQNGYYQAVGGMVTQFNKLDVITNNLANINTSGYKRDDVVIADFKRIFKETQDVLPIENNTRDASRFLNTTIDGIPQVSQEYTDFSLGSLKATNNPLDFAITRDDAFYLVQTKNGEIRLSKDGNFQLNEEGYLVNKQGYKVLSSDYFNNPENAAIKIPNGSSQISVDKDGNIEVDGARNARLFIAQVDDMRALQKDGDNVYKIDDLTRIRDLDNSNAVRQGFSQGSNVNPVIEMVGLIETNRMVEMYQKVMTAHMDDLNQEAINKLASVK, from the coding sequence ATGCAAAACGGATATTATCAAGCAGTGGGTGGAATGGTAACTCAGTTTAATAAACTTGATGTTATTACAAACAATCTTGCCAATATTAATACAAGTGGATATAAAAGAGATGATGTTGTAATTGCAGATTTTAAAAGGATTTTTAAAGAAACTCAGGATGTGTTGCCTATAGAAAATAATACAAGAGATGCGTCACGCTTTCTTAATACCACTATAGATGGCATACCGCAAGTTTCTCAAGAATATACAGATTTCAGTTTAGGTTCTTTAAAAGCAACTAACAATCCTTTAGATTTTGCAATAACAAGAGATGATGCTTTTTATCTAGTTCAAACAAAAAATGGAGAAATTAGATTAAGCAAAGATGGAAATTTTCAATTAAATGAAGAAGGGTACTTGGTAAACAAACAAGGATATAAGGTATTAAGTAGTGATTATTTTAATAATCCTGAAAATGCTGCTATTAAGATTCCAAATGGATCCTCTCAAATTAGTGTTGATAAAGATGGAAATATTGAAGTTGATGGTGCAAGAAATGCAAGATTATTTATTGCACAAGTAGATGATATGAGGGCTTTGCAAAAAGATGGAGATAATGTTTATAAAATCGATGATTTAACTCGTATTAGAGATTTGGATAATTCTAATGCGGTACGACAAGGGTTTTCTCAAGGTTCCAATGTCAATCCAGTTATTGAAATGGTGGGCTTGATTGAGACTAATAGAATGGTTGAAATGTATCAAAAAGTTATGACAGCTCATATGGATGATTTAAATCAAGAAGCAATTAATAAGCTTGCATCTGTTAAATAA
- the flgG gene encoding flagellar basal-body rod protein FlgG, translating to MMRSLHTAATGMVAQQTQIDVTSNNIANVNTAGFKKSRAEFADLMYQVMKYAGTSTSATTLSPSGIEVGVGVRPTAVTKVFTEGNLKATSTDSLDMAIAGNGFFQIQLPDGTIGYTRNGQFTKDNEGNIVNSDGYKLLPEMTIPEGATAINVATDGTVSVMLPGEQQETQIGQVELVQFINPAGLHSMGDNLYLETGASGAPVAGIAGQDGLGTIRHGFVELSNVQLVEEMTDLITGQRAYEAGSKAITTSDDMLGIVNQLKR from the coding sequence ATGATGAGATCACTTCATACTGCAGCTACAGGAATGGTAGCGCAGCAAACACAAATTGATGTTACTTCTAACAATATTGCTAATGTTAATACAGCTGGTTTTAAAAAGAGTCGTGCTGAATTTGCTGATTTAATGTATCAGGTTATGAAATATGCAGGAACTTCTACTTCAGCCACAACTCTTTCACCCTCAGGCATAGAAGTAGGGGTTGGTGTACGCCCTACTGCTGTAACAAAAGTTTTTACAGAGGGAAATTTGAAAGCAACGAGTACAGATAGTCTTGATATGGCTATTGCTGGGAATGGTTTTTTTCAAATTCAACTTCCTGATGGAACGATAGGATATACCAGAAATGGACAATTTACAAAAGATAATGAAGGTAATATTGTAAATTCAGATGGCTATAAACTACTTCCTGAAATGACTATACCAGAAGGTGCAACTGCTATTAATGTGGCAACTGATGGAACGGTATCTGTTATGCTTCCTGGAGAGCAACAAGAAACTCAAATTGGACAAGTGGAATTAGTGCAGTTTATTAATCCAGCGGGACTTCACTCTATGGGGGATAATTTATATCTTGAAACCGGTGCTAGCGGTGCTCCAGTTGCAGGAATTGCAGGGCAAGATGGGCTTGGTACAATCAGACATGGTTTTGTGGAGCTTAGCAATGTCCAACTTGTTGAAGAAATGACAGATCTGATTACGGGACAAAGGGCTTATGAGGCTGGATCAAAGGCCATAACTACAAGTGATGATATGCTTGGTATTGTAAATCAGTTAAAACGATAA
- the glnA gene encoding type I glutamate--ammonia ligase yields the protein MGKFVNNINDFFEFCTQNEVIFVDFRFTDLIGTWHHITYNIHSINEQTFDTGIPFDGSSLKGWQPIEKSDMILKPDVQSAFLDPFTADPTIIVICDVYDIYKGQMYEKCPRSIAKKTMQYLKDCGIADIAYFGAENEFFIFDSVKIVDTAHCSKYEVDTEEGEWNDDKEFMDSYNTGHRPRKKGGYFPVQPIDSLVDIRAEMVQTLEKVGLKTFVHHHEVAQAQAEIGVKYDTLVEAADNVQIYKYVIKMVAHLNGKTATFMPKPLYGDNGSGMHVHMSLWKNGVNLFYDKQGYANLSQTAIHYIGGILKNARSLAAFTNPSSNSYKRIVPGFEAPCILTYSCQNRSASCRIPYGIDKNSARIEIRFPDNTANPYLAFASLLMAGLNGIENKITPVGPMDENLFDLTLDEIRKKGIEQLPHTLRGSLEALIRNNTYLKPIMSDLFINDYQHLKFETQVWPVEARPTAYEFKTCYSC from the coding sequence ATGGGAAAATTTGTTAATAATATCAATGATTTTTTTGAATTTTGTACACAAAATGAAGTAATTTTTGTAGATTTTCGTTTTACTGATCTAATAGGAACTTGGCATCATATTACCTATAATATACATTCAATTAATGAGCAAACCTTTGACACTGGAATTCCATTTGATGGAAGTTCTTTAAAAGGATGGCAACCGATCGAAAAATCAGATATGATCTTAAAGCCCGATGTACAAAGTGCTTTTCTAGATCCTTTTACGGCAGATCCAACTATTATTGTTATTTGCGATGTATACGATATTTATAAAGGGCAAATGTATGAAAAATGTCCAAGAAGTATTGCCAAAAAAACAATGCAATATCTTAAAGATTGTGGTATTGCAGATATAGCATATTTTGGAGCAGAAAACGAATTTTTTATCTTTGATAGTGTAAAAATAGTAGATACAGCACATTGTTCAAAATATGAAGTTGATACCGAAGAAGGAGAATGGAATGATGATAAAGAATTTATGGATAGCTATAACACAGGACATAGACCTCGTAAAAAAGGTGGATATTTCCCTGTGCAACCTATAGATTCGCTGGTAGATATTAGGGCTGAAATGGTACAAACTCTTGAGAAGGTTGGACTTAAAACCTTTGTGCATCATCATGAAGTTGCACAAGCTCAGGCAGAAATAGGAGTAAAATACGATACACTTGTGGAAGCCGCAGACAATGTCCAAATTTATAAATATGTTATTAAAATGGTTGCACATTTAAATGGAAAAACAGCAACATTTATGCCAAAACCGCTCTATGGAGATAATGGAAGTGGTATGCATGTACATATGAGTTTATGGAAAAACGGAGTCAATCTATTTTATGATAAACAAGGATATGCAAATTTAAGTCAAACCGCCATACACTATATAGGTGGAATTTTAAAAAATGCTAGAAGCCTTGCTGCCTTTACAAATCCTAGTTCAAATTCTTATAAAAGAATAGTTCCAGGTTTTGAAGCTCCTTGTATTTTAACTTACTCTTGTCAAAATAGGAGTGCAAGTTGTCGCATACCTTATGGTATAGACAAAAATTCAGCTCGCATTGAAATCCGTTTTCCTGACAATACAGCAAATCCATATCTTGCTTTTGCAAGTTTATTAATGGCAGGACTTAATGGAATAGAAAATAAAATCACTCCGGTCGGCCCAATGGATGAAAATTTATTTGATTTAACCCTAGATGAAATTCGAAAAAAAGGCATAGAACAACTACCGCACACTTTAAGAGGAAGTCTAGAAGCTCTTATTCGCAACAATACTTATCTAAAACCTATCATGAGTGATCTTTTTATCAATGATTATCAACATTTAAAATTTGAAACTCAAGTATGGCCTGTAGAAGCACGTCCTACTGCTTATGAATTTAAAACTTGCTATTCTTGCTGA
- a CDS encoding chemotaxis protein gives MTQEELDALMNSDLDSDDTLESETMTEVETQSDETQEEKIEDVKVADYRPNPNLAWPPPPPSQEHKVVHQLDDVTKDSEQKATEMMEKLENINNFFADSESLIADINKILDKNIEIFTKLNEKFPNVESFCEALETNKKAKKTSSDIVDHLQGGQDEVMMAMDAMQYQDIHRQKIERVINVMRALSRYMSSLFEGKIDDRKRVGSAVHIEGDSTAEVVSNDDIEALIASLGQK, from the coding sequence ATGACTCAAGAAGAACTTGATGCTTTGATGAATAGTGATTTAGATTCTGATGATACCTTAGAGTCTGAAACCATGACTGAAGTAGAGACTCAAAGCGATGAAACTCAAGAAGAAAAAATAGAAGATGTAAAAGTGGCTGATTATAGACCAAATCCTAATTTAGCATGGCCACCACCGCCACCAAGCCAAGAACACAAAGTAGTACATCAGCTTGATGATGTGACTAAAGATAGTGAGCAAAAAGCCACAGAAATGATGGAAAAGCTTGAAAATATTAATAATTTTTTTGCAGATTCTGAAAGTTTAATAGCTGATATTAATAAAATTTTAGATAAAAATATCGAAATTTTTACAAAGTTAAACGAGAAATTTCCTAATGTTGAAAGTTTTTGTGAGGCTTTAGAAACTAATAAAAAAGCAAAAAAAACAAGTAGTGATATTGTTGATCATTTGCAAGGTGGCCAAGATGAAGTTATGATGGCTATGGATGCAATGCAATATCAAGATATCCATCGTCAAAAAATTGAACGTGTTATTAATGTTATGCGCGCCTTAAGTCGATACATGAGTTCTTTATTTGAAGGCAAAATCGATGATAGGAAACGTGTTGGTTCTGCGGTACATATAGAAGGAGATAGCACAGCAGAAGTTGTAAGTAATGATGATATAGAAGCCTTGATAGCAAGTTTGGGTCAAAAATAA